One genomic region from Colletes latitarsis isolate SP2378_abdomen chromosome 10, iyColLati1, whole genome shotgun sequence encodes:
- the LOC143346635 gene encoding cyclin-dependent kinase 10-like: MTKDESLEKKSVENNDTDKKAASETGPDPSAPITRRGVLTSFLTGKPMEIPEQDILGKCRFVSEFEKLNRIGEGTYGIVYRARDTKNDKVVALKKVRMEHEKDGLPVSGLREISVLLSCRHENIVHLREVVVGRSLESIFLAMEYCEQDLASLLDNMQAPFSESQVKCIVLQVLKGLRYLHHNFIVHRDLKVSNLLMTDKGCVKIADFGLARWFGLPLKPMTPRVVTLWYRAPELLLQAKTQTTSVDMWAAGCILGELLGHRPLLPGRSEIAQLELIVDLLGTPSEAIWPEFNTLPALQNFTLKQQPYNNLKQRFPWLSAAGLRLLNFLFMYDPKKRATAEECLQSSYFKEAPLPCDPKLMPTFPQHRNMKKAAPPKETREPEANVTDQTNNLPAISDLLGSLVKKRRVE, from the exons ATGACGAAAG ACGAATCTTTGGAAAAGAAATCAGTTGAAAATAATGATACTGATAAGAAGGCTGCATCTGAAACAGGTCCTGATCCATCAGCACCGATAACAAGAAGAGGAGTATTAACATCATTTTTGACTGGAAAGCctatggaaataccagaacaagaTATT tTAGGTAAATGCAGATTTGTATCAGAGTTTGAAAAGTTAAATCGTATAGGGGAAGGTACATATGGAATTGTGTATCGAGCAAGAGACACCAAAAATGACAAAGTTGTAGCATTAAAGAAAGTTCGAATGGAACATGAAAAAGATGGACTCCCAGTCAGTGGTCTCAGAGAAATATCTGTTCTTTTATCTTGTCGTCATGAAAACATTGTACATTTAAGAGAAGTGGTAGTGGGAAGAAGTCTAGAAAGCATATTCCTTGCTATGGAATATTGTGAACAAGACTTAGCAAGTTTATTGGATAACATGCAAGCTCCATTTTCAGAAAGTCAAGTCAAGTGTATCGTTTTACAAGTGTTAAAGGGTTTACGTTATTTGCATCACAATTTTATTGTACACAGAGACTTGAAAGTTTCAAATCTTCTTATGACAGATAAAGGGTGTGTAAAAATTGCTGATTTTGGATTAGCTAGGTGGTTTGGTTTGCCTTTAAAACCAATGACACCTAGGGTAGTAACATtatggtatagagcccctgaatTATTGTTACAAGCTAAAACTCAAACAACTTCTGTGGATATGTGGGCTGCTGGTTGCATTTTAG GAGAGTTACTTGGACATCGGCCTTTATTACCCGGACGTTCAGAAATTGCGCAGTTAGAACTAATTGTTGACTTGTTGGGTACACCAAGTGAAGCAATTTGGCCTGAATTTAACACTCTTCCTGCATTACAAAACTTTACATTGAAACAACAACCATATAATAATTTGAAACAAAGGTTTCCTTGGTTAAGTGCAGCAGGTTTAAGattattaaatttcttatttatGTATGATCCAAAGAAAAGAGCCACTGCTGAAGAATGTTTACAAAGCAGTTACTTTAAAGAAGCTCCACTAC CATGTGATCCCAAGCTTATGCCTACATTTCCTCAACATAGAAATATGAAAAAGGCTGCTCCACCAAAAGAAACTAGAGAACCAGAGGCAAATGTTACAGATCAAACGAATAACTTACCTGCAATTTCGGATCTT cttGGATCACTCGTTAAAAAGAGACGAGTTGAGTGA
- the LOC143347215 gene encoding BTB/POZ domain-containing protein 9-like, which translates to MQNKSQRKKMSSHHQLNPPSGDIEHIDYLSQNIGALYLSDDYSDVTLIVGDKRLNGHKIILAARSEYFRALLFGGLKESTQHEIELKNANLIAFKALLEYIYTGRTSLTDRRDEVVLDILGLAHLYGFSELETSISDYLRDILSIKNICLIFDAALLYQLKFLTTVCHDYMDKHACEVIQHESFLQLSATALNELISKDSFYAPEIDIFLAVRSWVQANPNVDHKSVLETLPDALSTGCSKCNEKQRITADKVINHLRTKRPNDWERLAARYDPDGQYKSRFEDTQIIKET; encoded by the exons ATGCAAAACAAATCACAGCGTAAAAAAATGAGTTCTCATCATCAGTTAAATCCACCTTCCGGTGATATAGAGCATATTGATTATCTATCTCAAAATATTGGTGCTCTCTATCTTTCAGATGATTATTCAGATGTGACTTTAATTGTTGGTGATAAAAGATTAAATGGTCATAAGATCATATTAGCAGCACgtagtgaatattttagagctctTCTCTTTGGAGGATTAAAGGAATCAACGCAACATGAAATTGAATTGAAGAATGCTAATTTAATTGCATTCAAAGCTTTACTTGAATACATATATACAGGACGTACATCTTTAACAGACAGACGGGATGAG GTGGTTTTAGATATTCTTGGATTAGCACATCTCTATGGGTTTTCAGAATTGGAAACCTCTATATCAGATTATCTCAGAGACATATTGAGTATAAAAaatatctgcctcatatttgatGCGGCACTACTTTACCAACTAAAATTTCTTACcacg GTTTGTCATGACTACATGGACAAACATGCTTGTGAAGTGATACAGCATGAGAGCTTCTTGCAATTAAGTGCTACTGCTTTGAATGAACTTATTTCAAAAGATTCCTTTTATGCACCAGAGATTGATATCTTTTTAGCAGTAAGATCATGGGTGCAGGCAAATCCTAATGTTGATCATAAAAGTGTCCTAG AAACATTGCCTGATGCTTTATCCACGGGTTGTAGTAAATGCAATGAGAAACAAAGAATCACTGCAGACAAGGTAATAAATCATCTCAGAACTAAAAGGCCAAACGATTGGGAGCGACTTGCCGCAAGATACGATCCGGATGGCCAGTATAAAAGCCGTTTTGAAGACACACAAATTATCAAAGAGACTTAA
- the Cdc10 gene encoding cyclin-dependent kinase 10 isoform X2 yields MEIPEQDILGKCRFVSEFEKLNRIGEGTYGIVYRARDTKNDKVVALKKVRMEHEKDGLPVSGLREISVLLSCRHENIVHLREVVVGRSLESIFLAMEYCEQDLASLLDNMQAPFSESQVKCIVLQVLKGLRYLHHNFIVHRDLKVSNLLMTDKGCVKIADFGLARWFGLPLKPMTPRVVTLWYRAPELLLQAKTQTTSVDMWAAGCILGELLGHRPLLPGRSEIAQLELIVDLLGTPSEAIWPEFNTLPALQNFTLKQQPYNNLKQRFPWLSAAGLRLLNFLFMYDPKKRATAEECLQSSYFKEAPLPCDPKLMPTFPQHRNMKKAAPPKETREPEANVTDQTNNLPAISDLLGSLVKKRRVE; encoded by the exons atggaaataccagaacaagaTATT tTAGGTAAATGCAGATTTGTATCAGAGTTTGAAAAGTTAAATCGTATAGGGGAAGGTACATATGGAATTGTGTATCGAGCAAGAGACACCAAAAATGACAAAGTTGTAGCATTAAAGAAAGTTCGAATGGAACATGAAAAAGATGGACTCCCAGTCAGTGGTCTCAGAGAAATATCTGTTCTTTTATCTTGTCGTCATGAAAACATTGTACATTTAAGAGAAGTGGTAGTGGGAAGAAGTCTAGAAAGCATATTCCTTGCTATGGAATATTGTGAACAAGACTTAGCAAGTTTATTGGATAACATGCAAGCTCCATTTTCAGAAAGTCAAGTCAAGTGTATCGTTTTACAAGTGTTAAAGGGTTTACGTTATTTGCATCACAATTTTATTGTACACAGAGACTTGAAAGTTTCAAATCTTCTTATGACAGATAAAGGGTGTGTAAAAATTGCTGATTTTGGATTAGCTAGGTGGTTTGGTTTGCCTTTAAAACCAATGACACCTAGGGTAGTAACATtatggtatagagcccctgaatTATTGTTACAAGCTAAAACTCAAACAACTTCTGTGGATATGTGGGCTGCTGGTTGCATTTTAG GAGAGTTACTTGGACATCGGCCTTTATTACCCGGACGTTCAGAAATTGCGCAGTTAGAACTAATTGTTGACTTGTTGGGTACACCAAGTGAAGCAATTTGGCCTGAATTTAACACTCTTCCTGCATTACAAAACTTTACATTGAAACAACAACCATATAATAATTTGAAACAAAGGTTTCCTTGGTTAAGTGCAGCAGGTTTAAGattattaaatttcttatttatGTATGATCCAAAGAAAAGAGCCACTGCTGAAGAATGTTTACAAAGCAGTTACTTTAAAGAAGCTCCACTAC CATGTGATCCCAAGCTTATGCCTACATTTCCTCAACATAGAAATATGAAAAAGGCTGCTCCACCAAAAGAAACTAGAGAACCAGAGGCAAATGTTACAGATCAAACGAATAACTTACCTGCAATTTCGGATCTT cttGGATCACTCGTTAAAAAGAGACGAGTTGAGTGA
- the LOC143347211 gene encoding BTB/POZ domain-containing protein 9-like: MQNKSQHKKMSSHHQLNPPSGDIEHIGYLSEDIGALYLSDDYSDVTLIVGGQRLNSHKIILAARSEYFRALLFGGLKESTQHEIELKNANLIAFKALLEYIYTGRTSLTDRRDEVVLDILGLAHLYGFSELETSISDYLRDILSIKNICLIFDAALLYQLKFLTTVCHDYMDKHACEVIQHESFLQLSATALNELISKDSFYAPEIDIFLAVRSWVQANPDVDHKSVLDKVRLSLIPITDLLRIVRLTRLVSPEVILDAIAARTQVRDSDLNYRGRLFIDENVAHPTHGAEVLQGEMRCHLLDGDTNNYDMERGYTRHTITKTQEHGILIKLGTQCIINHVKMLLWDKDMRSYSYYLEVSTDQRDWVRVIDHTEYFCRSWQYLYFKPRVVLYIRIVGTNNTVNKIFHVVSFEAYYTNHNEKLCNGFVVPTRNVATMDHSATVTEGVCRSRNALLNGDTSNYDWDSGYTCHQLGSGSILVQLGQPYIIDSMRLLLWDCDDRSYSYYIEVSDNSWNWVQVADKTREACRSWQTIYFEPPRPVVFIRIVGTHNTANEVFHCVHFECPAQINDKTVTKFPVHKGKQSISNDSVVSLESPPAETATEAVNIDHEETNSGYHSSLS; this comes from the exons ATGCAAAACAAATCACAGCATAAAAAAATGAGTTCTCATCATCAGTTAAATCCACCTTCCGGTGATATAGAGCATATTGGTTACCTGTCTGAAGATATTGGTGCTCTCTATCTTTCAGATGATTATTCAGATGTGACTTTAATTGTTGGTGGTCAAAGATTAAATAGTCATAAGATTATATTAGCTGCACGTAGCGAATATTTCAGAGCACTTCTCTTTGGAGGATTAAAGGAATCAACGCAACATGAAATTGAATTGAAGAATGCTAATTTAATTGCATTCAAAGCTTTACTTGAATACATATATACAGGACGTACATCTTTAACAGACAGACGGGATGAG GTGGTTTTAGATATTCTTGGATTAGCACATCTCTATGGGTTTTCAGAATTGGAAACCTCTATATCAGATTATCTCAGAGACATATTGAGTATAAAAaatatctgcctcatatttgatGCGGCACTACTTTACCAACTAAAATTTCTTACcacg GTTTGTCATGACTACATGGACAAACATGCTTGTGAAGTGATACAGCATGAGAGCTTCTTGCAATTAAGTGCTACTGCTTTGAATGAACTTATTTCAAAAGATTCCTTTTATGCACCAGAGATTGATATCTTTTTAGCTGTAAGATCATgggtgcaggcaaatcctgatgTTGATCACAAAAGTGTCTTAG ATAAGGTGCGATTAAGCTTGATTCCTATTACGGATCTTTTGCGTATTGTTCGATTGACTCGATTAGTTTCTCCTGAAGTAATCTTAGACGCAATAGCTGCAAGGACGCAAGTACGAGATTCAGATCTTAATTATCGTGGTCGATTATTTATTGATGAAAATGTTGCCCATCCTACACATGGTGCTGAAGTTCTACAGGGTGAAATGCGCTGTCACCTGTTAGATGGAGATACAAACAATTATGATATGGAGCGAGG GTATACCAGACACACCATTACAAAGACGCAGGAACATGGTATTTTGATCAAATTAGGAACTCAATGTATTATTAATCATGTCAAGATGCTACTTTGGGATAAAGATATGCGTTCATATTCTTACTATTTAGAA GTGTCTACGGATCAAAGAGATTGGGTTCGAGTTATTGATCACACAGAATACTTTTGTCGTAGTTGGCAATACTTATACTTTAAGCCAAGAGTAGTTCTTTATATTCGTATTGTTGGCACAAATAATACTGTAAATAAG ATTTTCCATGTTGTGAGTTTTGAAGCTTATTATACAAATCATAATGAGAAACTCTGTAATGGTTTTGTTGTTCCAACACGAAATGTCGCTACCATGGATCATAGTGCCACTGTTACTGAAGGTGTTTGCAG atCTCGGAACGCATTATTAAATGGTGATACATCaaattatgactgggatagtggGTACACATGTCATCAACTTGGTTCTGGTTCTATTTTAGTACAACTTGGACAACCGTATATTATAGATTCTATGCG ATTATTGCTTTGGGATTGCGACGATCGTTCATACTCTTACTACATAGAAGTGTCTGACAATTCTTGGAATTGGGTTCAAGTTGCTGATAAAACCAGAGAAGCTTGTCGTTCTTGGCAAACGATATATTTTGAACCACCCCGACCCGTCGTCTTTATACGCATTGTTGGAACACACAATACAGCAAATGag gtttTTCACTGCGTGCATTTTGAATGCCCTGCTCAGAtaaacgataaaactgtaactaAATTTCCAGTGCACAAAGGAAAACAGTCAATATCCAATGATTCTGTAGTTTCATTAGAATCTCCACCTGCAGAAACAGCTACAGAAGCAGTGAATATTGATCATGAAGAAACAAATTCTGGTTATCACAGCAGTCTTTCATAA